In a genomic window of Vibrio marisflavi CECT 7928:
- a CDS encoding HAMP domain-containing sensor histidine kinase — MSLRLKTILGVAFIEAVLLAILLSLTLNYLQTTNYEGMDQRATSTARLFASTVKNAVLSYDLATVDSFTHELLNNKDIVYVVVFGEGKQLLASAGKVPTDYSPNMLEAGSEVVRDSTFDVSSSIEESGLNYGSVWIGFDMDRLNQQIKAAKHWSTLIVIGEMVLVALFSYVLGAYLTGRLAELKRAANTVARGDRDIELNVKGSDELATVSIAFKNMVEQLSHSESLTKSYQEQLEEANQSLEAKVAKRTKDLLLANQKLTETNQELKETQDKLIESEKMASIGTMAAGVAHEINNPMGSVSSNIQMSLSYLSQYRQWLDKSLPALSSQLSEEEKSELVSWYESNHMSYIADDFRDSLKDASKGIERVKNIVTALQEYSSHNYLVKEEFSKVNVYQTVNELVRELDIPTEISIEIHPNVEQLTAVLGIPQEIKRLLNEILKNAIQSCSRNTSEPSKRISIVAKEKDAISALQVIDNGVGIAPQMIKRVFDPFYTTLPVGDGLGMGLTYCYDIMQHHGGRITLANREQGGVVVSLVFINQV, encoded by the coding sequence ATGTCGTTACGACTAAAAACAATACTCGGTGTGGCCTTTATAGAGGCCGTTCTATTAGCGATACTGCTCTCTTTGACACTTAACTACCTTCAAACTACCAACTATGAGGGTATGGACCAACGAGCGACATCTACTGCTCGTTTGTTCGCTTCCACGGTTAAAAATGCAGTACTTTCTTATGACCTTGCAACAGTCGATTCATTTACCCATGAGCTTTTGAATAACAAAGATATTGTCTATGTTGTCGTTTTCGGAGAAGGGAAACAATTGCTTGCGTCCGCAGGAAAGGTACCAACAGATTATTCGCCAAATATGTTGGAAGCAGGCTCTGAAGTGGTGCGGGATAGTACTTTTGATGTGAGTTCATCTATCGAAGAATCTGGACTGAATTACGGTTCAGTTTGGATAGGCTTTGATATGGATAGGCTGAATCAACAGATTAAAGCCGCTAAACATTGGAGTACTTTGATTGTGATAGGTGAGATGGTGCTTGTTGCACTGTTTTCCTATGTGTTAGGAGCCTATTTAACTGGAAGGCTGGCGGAGCTTAAGAGAGCTGCGAATACTGTTGCTAGAGGTGATAGAGATATTGAACTCAATGTAAAAGGGAGTGATGAGCTTGCGACTGTATCGATAGCATTTAAGAACATGGTAGAGCAGCTGAGCCACTCGGAATCGCTGACGAAAAGCTACCAAGAGCAACTAGAAGAAGCCAATCAATCTCTTGAAGCAAAAGTGGCAAAGCGTACCAAAGATTTGCTTCTCGCTAATCAAAAGTTAACTGAGACCAACCAAGAGTTGAAAGAAACGCAAGACAAGTTAATTGAATCTGAGAAAATGGCCTCAATCGGTACAATGGCGGCAGGTGTCGCCCATGAGATAAACAACCCGATGGGGTCTGTAAGCAGCAATATCCAAATGAGTTTGTCTTACCTCTCTCAGTATCGCCAATGGCTTGATAAGTCTTTGCCAGCACTGTCTTCTCAACTGTCGGAAGAAGAAAAAAGCGAACTTGTTTCTTGGTATGAAAGCAATCACATGAGTTATATTGCTGATGATTTTCGTGACAGTCTGAAAGATGCAAGTAAGGGTATTGAAAGGGTAAAAAATATCGTTACTGCTCTGCAAGAGTATTCAAGTCACAACTATTTAGTCAAAGAAGAGTTTAGCAAGGTCAATGTATACCAAACTGTAAATGAGTTAGTACGAGAACTCGATATCCCCACTGAAATAAGCATCGAGATACATCCAAATGTTGAACAGCTGACCGCTGTTTTGGGTATACCGCAAGAGATTAAACGCTTGCTGAATGAGATATTAAAGAATGCGATTCAATCGTGTTCCCGCAATACCAGTGAACCTTCGAAAAGAATTTCAATTGTTGCTAAAGAGAAAGATGCCATATCGGCTTTGCAAGTTATTGACAATGGAGTCGGAATCGCGCCTCAAATGATAAAGCGTGTATTTGATCCATTTTACACTACATTACCTGTTGGAGATGGGCTAGGAATGGGACTTACCTATTGTTACGACATCATGCAACACCATGGTGGAAGAATTACGTTAGCAAACCGAGAGCAAGGCGGTGTTGTCGTTTCGTTAGTGTTTATAAATCAAGTTTAA
- a CDS encoding STAS domain-containing protein, producing MELQTTQATDNLLTLSINGSLDAEGSRHAQPHIDEVIALENFTDVELDFRNVCFLDSSGVGALVYLYKRLIERKRNMRIENVKGQPLEIINLLRIGQAIPINSQTQ from the coding sequence ATGGAATTACAAACCACACAAGCAACTGACAACCTTTTAACGTTATCAATCAACGGAAGCTTAGATGCGGAAGGAAGCCGACACGCACAACCGCATATTGACGAGGTAATTGCGCTCGAAAACTTCACAGATGTTGAGTTAGATTTTCGCAACGTATGCTTCTTAGATTCATCAGGTGTAGGCGCTCTTGTATATCTATACAAACGACTCATTGAGCGTAAGAGAAACATGCGAATTGAAAACGTAAAAGGTCAGCCCTTGGAAATCATCAACCTTCTACGAATTGGTCAAGCAATACCGATTAATTCTCAAACTCAATAG
- a CDS encoding phosphate/phosphite/phosphonate ABC transporter substrate-binding protein yields the protein MKRLIILFVSLFFSITTYAEQITFGIVPQQSAITLANNWGPILKYLSEQTGEEVVFRTAKDIPEFERRVAAGEYDIAYMNPYHYTVFHQKPGYNAIAKQKDKKIRGIIVVRKDSTIKELSELSGEKLAFPSPAAFAASVIPRAVLEQKSISFEPKYVSSHDSVYLNVSKGFFAAGGGIERTLNNTSENVKDQLKVLWRTPAYTPHAFATHPDMPIEQQKRIAEALLSLNNTEGGRELLKRINFKGIETASNSEWDDVRSLDIKLLNHLLATNSTQ from the coding sequence ATGAAACGACTGATAATTTTATTTGTAAGTTTGTTCTTTTCTATCACAACTTACGCAGAACAGATTACTTTTGGTATTGTTCCTCAGCAATCAGCTATTACGCTTGCTAATAACTGGGGGCCGATACTTAAGTATTTGTCAGAACAGACCGGAGAAGAAGTAGTCTTTAGAACAGCCAAAGATATCCCTGAATTCGAGCGGAGAGTAGCAGCGGGCGAGTATGATATTGCTTATATGAACCCTTATCACTACACGGTTTTCCACCAGAAACCGGGCTACAACGCAATCGCAAAACAAAAAGATAAAAAGATTCGCGGAATAATCGTGGTTCGCAAAGATTCAACTATTAAAGAATTGTCTGAACTCTCAGGAGAAAAATTGGCATTTCCTTCGCCCGCAGCATTTGCCGCGAGTGTGATTCCTAGAGCGGTTCTCGAGCAAAAAAGTATCTCATTTGAACCCAAATATGTCTCCTCTCATGACTCTGTTTATTTGAATGTGAGCAAAGGGTTCTTTGCAGCGGGAGGTGGAATAGAGCGGACACTCAACAATACTTCCGAAAATGTTAAAGACCAACTCAAAGTACTTTGGCGTACGCCAGCCTATACGCCCCATGCGTTCGCAACCCATCCAGATATGCCTATTGAACAGCAAAAGCGAATTGCAGAAGCCTTGTTGTCTCTGAATAACACCGAGGGGGGAAGGGAGTTACTTAAAAGAATCAACTTTAAAGGGATAGAAACGGCGTCAAACAGTGAGTGGGATGACGTCCGATCTTTAGACATTAAATTGCTGAACCATCTTTTGGCTACTAACAGTACCCAATAA
- a CDS encoding sensor histidine kinase: protein MNGNVLSVDSVENPSCTMTRNFLIVECNNAFSDAFVQENHAVLNKPLGVVLPSLATLFSTSHSASDNIGVPPSQQYFTWQEYKPILNPVFKLLNSYICNALDLKLEPTSLNTNGAAVLKLTFIPINTNQSYVEKLKSERDKAYKQLFQSEKLALIGQLSTGIAHEINNPVGFISSNIQTLSDYLETIEQGFESLRRLVTDLGNEELNKQLAQELESSQFQLILSDAKETMKESLDGAERLTDIIKNLKEFTHTDDAKRVSTDITAGIDNTLKIINNEIKYTTKIVKHYSPDTPKVMCQPTKISQVFMNILINASQAIEKDGLIEITVNKFDEETVQIIFSDNGKGIAPEKIASIYEPFFTTKVVGEGTGLGLSISRDIIQSHNGDILVESELGKGTKFIVLLPINGLNA from the coding sequence ATGAACGGCAATGTACTTTCCGTCGACTCAGTGGAGAACCCAAGTTGCACAATGACACGCAACTTTCTAATCGTTGAATGTAACAACGCATTCTCCGATGCTTTCGTTCAAGAAAATCATGCAGTCCTCAATAAACCACTAGGTGTGGTGCTTCCCTCTTTAGCAACCTTATTTAGTACGAGTCATTCTGCTTCAGATAATATAGGTGTCCCTCCAAGCCAACAGTATTTTACATGGCAAGAATATAAACCCATTCTTAACCCTGTGTTTAAATTGCTAAATTCATACATTTGCAATGCACTAGATCTTAAACTAGAACCGACAAGTCTAAATACAAACGGTGCTGCAGTATTAAAGCTCACCTTTATCCCTATCAATACGAACCAGTCATATGTTGAGAAGCTGAAATCAGAGCGAGATAAGGCCTATAAACAACTTTTTCAATCAGAGAAACTTGCGTTAATAGGCCAGCTTTCAACGGGCATTGCTCATGAGATAAATAATCCTGTCGGTTTCATATCCTCCAACATCCAAACACTGTCCGACTATTTGGAGACGATAGAACAGGGGTTCGAAAGCTTACGTAGATTAGTCACAGATTTAGGTAACGAAGAACTTAATAAACAACTTGCGCAGGAGCTAGAAAGCTCACAATTTCAGTTAATTTTGTCTGATGCAAAAGAAACGATGAAAGAATCGCTCGATGGGGCAGAAAGGCTCACCGACATCATTAAAAACTTAAAAGAGTTTACTCATACCGACGACGCTAAGCGTGTCTCTACTGATATTACAGCAGGCATAGATAACACCCTAAAAATCATCAACAATGAAATAAAGTACACAACAAAAATCGTCAAACATTACTCTCCAGACACCCCCAAAGTGATGTGTCAACCTACCAAGATCAGCCAAGTTTTTATGAATATTTTGATAAATGCGAGCCAAGCAATCGAGAAAGATGGCCTGATTGAAATCACAGTAAACAAATTCGACGAAGAGACTGTGCAAATTATTTTTTCTGACAATGGCAAGGGAATTGCACCAGAAAAGATTGCTAGTATTTATGAGCCTTTCTTTACCACAAAAGTAGTTGGTGAAGGAACGGGGTTAGGCCTTTCTATTTCAAGGGATATTATTCAATCACACAACGGCGATATCCTAGTGGAAAGTGAACTTGGGAAAGGGACAAAATTTATCGTGTTATTGCCCATTAATGGTTTAAACGCTTAA
- a CDS encoding LruC domain-containing protein has protein sequence MTGKSLLTLFSMLLVSSYANAAPFDTCPSKAYLFQANPVQVYGVNLVTGATALIQSDTGINANINGVGFDFEDRYIYGYDTTNKQLVRLGKDFKAQVLNTSGLPTDHTFFVGDVYNHVYYLYRQGRGLFKVDLSPLDSNPSATLVVEKISSQASVRLTDFAFHPQNGNLYGIDNSSGYLYQFDLTTGAESYIGDVGHTGTFGAGYFDVNGYYYISRNSDGHIYRIDLSDEDNIANGIIDVQLFAVGPYSNQNDGARCANAPIIDEDSTIDFGDAPDSYQTTLDSNGPRHTIDTDYWLGAIAPDGEGDGLLAPLDDNKAGLQDEDGVGFVTAVEAGLNAIVSVTASREGYLSAWIDWNQDGDFADSGEKVFSDVVLSAGRNSLILEVPNNAVVGSTWSRFRFSEQSNLEYFGGSTSGEVEDHPLLITKDGTAVRYYPSSSGYATIAYEDNWPYTADYDMNDVVVRYRVTETIKDGRVARMVIQGYLAAYGASYPSGFAIHLSGINRTDINSDLTYQYHNGEKLESNGLEQDSTSAILIVSTDLSTNKTEQCNFYRSVQWCQEEINFSFELDIATTESADTSNLMSMPYDPFIFATPGQYHGDGLPLHPGRTLEIHLADHAPTEKFDDENLYGLGVDASEPNQNKYFKTAGNLPWALVVPSEWQWPLERVDLVVAYPEFATYAESGGQFSQDWYLDENAVQSNIFIPEE, from the coding sequence ATGACAGGGAAATCACTTTTAACGTTGTTTTCAATGCTACTCGTTAGTAGCTACGCAAATGCGGCTCCATTCGATACCTGCCCGAGTAAAGCTTACTTATTTCAGGCAAACCCTGTTCAAGTATATGGCGTCAATCTTGTCACCGGTGCAACAGCCCTTATACAGTCAGACACTGGCATTAACGCTAACATAAACGGCGTGGGCTTTGATTTTGAAGACCGCTACATATACGGGTACGATACAACCAATAAACAGTTAGTTCGACTCGGTAAAGACTTTAAAGCTCAGGTTCTTAACACAAGTGGTTTACCCACAGACCACACCTTCTTTGTTGGTGACGTCTACAATCACGTCTATTACCTTTACCGTCAGGGAAGAGGGCTTTTTAAAGTCGACTTGTCACCACTAGATTCAAACCCTTCAGCCACCTTGGTGGTGGAGAAAATTTCTAGTCAAGCCTCAGTTCGGCTGACTGACTTTGCATTTCACCCACAAAATGGAAACCTGTACGGTATAGATAACTCTTCAGGTTATCTATATCAATTTGATTTAACCACTGGCGCAGAAAGCTATATTGGAGATGTGGGCCATACGGGGACATTTGGAGCGGGATATTTTGATGTTAACGGCTACTACTACATATCGAGAAACTCTGATGGACATATATATCGAATAGACCTATCTGATGAAGACAATATTGCCAATGGCATTATAGACGTTCAGCTCTTTGCTGTTGGACCATACTCTAACCAAAATGATGGCGCTCGCTGTGCTAACGCTCCAATCATTGATGAAGACTCTACCATCGACTTCGGTGATGCTCCGGATAGCTATCAAACAACTTTAGATTCAAATGGTCCAAGACACACAATAGACACTGACTACTGGTTGGGTGCCATTGCACCTGATGGTGAGGGCGATGGACTTCTCGCACCGCTCGATGACAATAAAGCAGGTTTACAAGATGAAGACGGCGTGGGTTTTGTTACAGCTGTTGAAGCTGGCCTGAACGCCATCGTTTCTGTCACGGCTTCTAGAGAAGGATACCTTTCTGCATGGATAGACTGGAACCAAGATGGAGATTTTGCCGATAGTGGAGAAAAGGTGTTTTCTGATGTTGTACTCTCAGCCGGGCGAAACTCACTCATATTAGAAGTACCTAATAATGCGGTTGTAGGATCTACTTGGAGCCGCTTCAGGTTTAGTGAACAAAGTAACCTAGAATATTTTGGTGGTTCAACTTCTGGCGAAGTTGAGGATCACCCTTTACTTATCACCAAAGACGGTACCGCTGTTCGCTACTACCCTAGTTCATCTGGCTATGCAACCATCGCTTACGAGGATAACTGGCCTTATACCGCCGACTACGATATGAATGACGTCGTGGTACGCTACCGTGTTACTGAGACCATAAAGGATGGCAGGGTTGCACGAATGGTCATTCAAGGATATTTAGCGGCTTACGGAGCAAGCTACCCGAGTGGCTTTGCTATTCACCTATCAGGGATCAATCGAACAGACATCAATAGTGATCTAACTTATCAATACCATAATGGTGAGAAGCTAGAATCAAATGGCCTTGAGCAAGACTCTACAAGTGCAATTTTGATTGTCTCGACTGACTTGTCGACCAATAAAACAGAACAATGCAACTTTTACCGCTCAGTACAATGGTGCCAAGAGGAAATAAACTTTTCCTTTGAGCTTGATATAGCCACCACTGAAAGCGCAGATACTTCGAACCTAATGTCTATGCCTTACGACCCATTTATTTTTGCAACACCAGGTCAGTACCATGGGGATGGGCTACCACTTCATCCGGGACGAACATTAGAAATTCACCTAGCGGATCATGCACCCACCGAAAAGTTCGACGATGAAAACCTATATGGGCTTGGCGTTGATGCTAGTGAACCGAATCAAAACAAATACTTTAAAACAGCTGGAAATTTACCATGGGCTTTAGTGGTGCCTAGTGAATGGCAGTGGCCTCTTGAACGTGTCGACTTAGTTGTTGCCTACCCAGAGTTTGCTACCTATGCGGAATCCGGCGGACAGTTTAGTCAAGATTGGTATTTAGATGAGAATGCAGTACAGAGCAACATATTCATACCAGAGGAGTAG
- a CDS encoding SLBB domain-containing protein, with protein MLVLTVNVCNAEEQRVNVGDLIQVNLPGEKTLNRGFQVDKRGRIALPEVGQVYVAGYKESQLKSVVSSSLSKVFRDLSNLTVVIAQQQILVSVQGYVVSPGEYTLNKSADIQMVLHAAGGLRAGAQLDKMQLKRAGNKVTFNYKAFLDTGDESLLPKLQSLDTIFVAASPLVSNIEQQFDAAKMANSGDSADSRKAIKVFGEVNAPGSFSFKPNTDLVDILMRSGGVTRYAGVEQIRIISNNVPTLFNLKKYLDSGDEQLLPELAPGTTIFVPKQEEEIKSGANTVYIMGEVAAPGAYEGKQGATFMDILANAGGPTRFAESRQIRVLKADGKVIKFDLTAYTEGLDGSAPPNIQAGDAIFVPEKTDMNEKSWLKISPDRAVSVIGEVVRPGRIEWSQEMDFMDLLSHVGGPTLRADTTKIEIANRKGKAIIFNLDEFIREGAPSDKLPPIQAGTIVRLHDLPQDPSDNKSQWVRQSSDSSIYVFGQVNAPGRYRFNNNMHFLDILAAADGPTKDADIHNIRITHRDKSYAQIQKLNLSLYFETGDENLLPKVKTGDTIYIPEKSKNWLDRSKESTVRVLGAVNKPGRYVFNDNMTILDLLAQAGGPNDNAYLEKISVVNMSCCQGQARTFDLIKFSKTANIHLLPVLRSGDMVFIPDRQDSFIEKARSGLEDFIRVTTTIVLIGAL; from the coding sequence ATGCTAGTACTGACTGTTAACGTCTGTAACGCTGAAGAGCAAAGAGTGAATGTAGGTGATTTGATTCAAGTTAACCTACCAGGAGAGAAAACACTTAATCGTGGTTTCCAAGTAGACAAAAGGGGGCGTATCGCCTTACCTGAAGTGGGACAAGTGTATGTCGCGGGCTATAAAGAATCTCAACTTAAAAGTGTCGTTAGCTCATCTCTTAGCAAAGTATTTCGTGATTTATCAAATCTAACGGTAGTAATTGCTCAGCAGCAAATTCTAGTATCGGTTCAGGGGTATGTCGTCTCTCCTGGAGAATACACTCTGAATAAAAGCGCTGACATCCAAATGGTTTTGCACGCAGCTGGAGGTCTACGTGCTGGCGCGCAACTGGACAAAATGCAATTGAAACGAGCTGGCAATAAAGTAACCTTCAATTACAAAGCATTCCTTGATACTGGGGACGAATCCCTGCTACCGAAGCTTCAATCTCTTGATACCATTTTTGTCGCGGCATCGCCTTTGGTTAGCAATATTGAACAGCAGTTTGACGCAGCTAAAATGGCAAACTCTGGTGACAGTGCAGACAGTAGAAAAGCCATCAAGGTTTTCGGTGAAGTTAACGCTCCGGGCTCTTTCTCCTTTAAGCCTAACACTGACTTAGTCGACATCCTGATGCGTTCGGGTGGCGTTACTCGCTACGCGGGTGTCGAGCAAATCCGAATTATTAGCAATAACGTCCCAACACTTTTCAACCTTAAAAAGTACCTCGATTCCGGTGACGAACAGCTTCTACCTGAACTTGCTCCGGGCACAACGATATTTGTCCCTAAGCAAGAAGAGGAGATTAAATCGGGTGCAAACACTGTTTACATTATGGGAGAAGTCGCTGCCCCAGGAGCATATGAAGGCAAACAAGGCGCAACCTTCATGGATATCCTAGCCAATGCTGGCGGTCCAACTCGTTTCGCAGAATCGCGCCAGATTAGAGTGCTTAAAGCTGATGGTAAGGTCATTAAGTTTGATTTAACGGCCTATACGGAAGGTCTTGACGGCAGTGCTCCACCAAATATTCAGGCTGGTGACGCTATTTTTGTCCCTGAGAAAACTGACATGAATGAAAAGTCATGGCTAAAAATTTCTCCTGACCGTGCAGTCAGCGTCATTGGAGAAGTGGTGAGACCCGGACGTATTGAGTGGTCACAAGAGATGGACTTTATGGACTTACTTTCTCACGTGGGCGGACCAACATTGCGTGCAGATACAACCAAAATTGAAATTGCAAATCGTAAGGGCAAAGCCATTATCTTTAACTTAGATGAGTTCATTCGAGAAGGCGCCCCTTCAGATAAATTGCCTCCGATACAAGCCGGAACCATTGTGCGTCTGCACGACTTGCCTCAAGACCCTTCTGACAATAAATCACAGTGGGTAAGACAAAGCTCTGATTCATCAATCTATGTCTTTGGACAAGTCAATGCGCCCGGAAGATACCGCTTCAACAATAACATGCATTTTTTGGACATATTGGCCGCTGCAGACGGCCCAACAAAAGATGCTGATATTCACAATATAAGGATTACGCACCGAGACAAGTCATATGCACAAATTCAAAAACTAAACCTTTCACTTTACTTCGAAACCGGTGACGAAAACTTACTACCGAAAGTGAAAACTGGAGACACCATATACATTCCAGAAAAATCGAAAAACTGGCTTGATCGGTCAAAAGAATCCACGGTTCGTGTTCTCGGAGCGGTCAATAAGCCAGGACGATACGTATTCAATGACAATATGACAATTCTCGACTTACTCGCACAAGCTGGCGGTCCAAATGACAACGCATACTTGGAAAAAATATCTGTCGTCAACATGTCATGCTGCCAAGGTCAGGCAAGAACATTTGACCTAATTAAGTTCAGTAAAACAGCCAACATACATTTATTACCCGTCCTTAGATCCGGTGACATGGTCTTTATCCCTGATCGTCAAGATAGCTTTATCGAAAAGGCTCGAAGCGGTCTAGAAGACTTTATCCGAGTAACAACGACCATCGTTTTAATAGGAGCACTGTAA
- a CDS encoding OmpA family protein, whose protein sequence is MQLLFRLATLFAYITLAGCASYPPEGTGGLAEQYTSESFSPVMPDEPLGPEHGLRFDWQLAKLHLDVLIQEGARWCFPAAVVQAIEKQNRIARELDGGLLLDAANDLIIQRKRLNQLELQLDYVTSQTRCTPPQDNSDIEMQIAVIETLFNLLNTDNQFTVNSAEVNPKFMGNLSKSAALLRKHSQLKLSVTGHADKNGSDDHNQKLAMARAKQVKRYLIIFGLEPNRIETHSLGENLPLFKGETPATYLTNRRVSVEIISPVKQQSPHTSGGFYALD, encoded by the coding sequence ATGCAGTTACTTTTTCGATTAGCAACATTGTTTGCTTACATCACTTTAGCTGGTTGTGCTAGCTATCCACCAGAGGGAACAGGGGGACTAGCGGAGCAATACACCAGCGAAAGCTTTAGCCCAGTAATGCCAGATGAACCACTTGGGCCAGAGCATGGGCTAAGGTTTGACTGGCAACTTGCGAAGCTACACCTAGATGTGCTTATTCAAGAAGGTGCACGATGGTGTTTCCCAGCAGCCGTTGTACAAGCAATCGAAAAACAAAATCGCATTGCTCGAGAACTGGACGGTGGATTACTACTAGATGCGGCAAACGATTTGATTATTCAAAGAAAGCGCCTGAATCAACTAGAACTCCAGCTCGACTATGTAACCAGCCAAACTCGCTGTACACCACCTCAAGACAATTCCGATATTGAGATGCAGATTGCAGTTATAGAAACACTGTTTAACTTACTCAATACCGACAACCAGTTTACGGTCAACTCCGCTGAAGTAAACCCTAAATTCATGGGGAACTTATCCAAGTCAGCGGCATTGCTTAGAAAGCACTCTCAGCTAAAGCTGTCGGTGACAGGACATGCTGACAAAAATGGCAGTGACGACCACAACCAGAAACTTGCGATGGCTAGAGCTAAACAAGTCAAACGCTATCTAATTATCTTTGGTTTAGAACCAAACCGTATTGAGACTCACTCGTTAGGAGAAAACCTTCCCCTTTTTAAAGGTGAAACTCCAGCAACATACTTAACCAACCGTAGAGTCAGTGTCGAAATCATTTCACCAGTGAAGCAACAATCACCACATACATCGGGAGGCTTCTATGCGTTGGATTAA
- a CDS encoding HD domain-containing phosphohydrolase — MGQEFKVEEKQCPKLKVLLLDDEQDILNSLTRVLRYDYDVSSFTKGSEALQHLQKNHVPLIISDMRMPEMDGAEFLSRAKAIAPESIRFLLTGYSDIESTISAVNEGGIHTYIAKPWDNNALKETLSKAAEVFRLKHEKQLLMAELESKNEELSALNESLEEKVALRTKQLLMTNNKLQKLFKHRTKAFKDILLTLQAVIQHSTGQSSLHIERIAEISKAVAKRLKLSDSEIAYIYLAALVHQIGMVDQTRAPTTSSIDGIKIPDDNPKLGAEIIRQIAQFEPIVDIILHQNENYDGTGLPDHLAGDEIPIGSKILRVAKNYEFFISKNDNRFGMTPDSARSFIKDHTGKLYDPNIVKAFRYIVENEATELKADACIGLDRLKEGDVLKQDLYLPNGKIMVTAGQEISRQMLEKLRQIEKDNDQPMIVFI, encoded by the coding sequence ATGGGTCAAGAGTTTAAGGTGGAAGAAAAACAATGTCCAAAACTTAAAGTCCTTTTGCTGGATGACGAGCAAGACATTCTTAATTCTCTCACAAGGGTTTTACGCTATGACTATGACGTGAGCTCATTTACCAAAGGCTCAGAGGCTTTGCAGCATTTGCAGAAAAACCATGTACCTCTCATCATATCAGACATGAGAATGCCCGAAATGGATGGTGCTGAGTTTCTATCTAGAGCCAAGGCTATAGCACCTGAATCGATTCGGTTCTTGCTCACTGGATATAGTGATATCGAATCAACCATTTCTGCTGTTAATGAAGGTGGTATTCACACCTATATAGCTAAGCCTTGGGATAACAATGCACTGAAGGAGACTTTATCTAAAGCCGCCGAAGTGTTTCGACTCAAGCATGAAAAACAATTGTTAATGGCAGAATTGGAAAGCAAAAATGAGGAGCTATCTGCTTTAAATGAAAGCCTAGAAGAAAAGGTGGCTCTGCGGACTAAACAGTTACTAATGACCAACAATAAATTACAAAAACTGTTCAAACATCGTACAAAAGCATTTAAAGATATTCTTTTAACCCTACAAGCTGTCATACAACATTCAACAGGCCAATCGAGCTTACACATAGAACGAATCGCGGAAATATCTAAAGCAGTGGCTAAACGGTTGAAGCTTTCTGATTCAGAGATAGCATACATATACCTTGCCGCGCTTGTTCATCAAATAGGTATGGTCGACCAAACTAGAGCTCCCACTACTTCATCAATAGACGGTATCAAAATTCCTGATGACAACCCAAAACTCGGTGCCGAAATTATTCGTCAGATCGCTCAGTTTGAGCCAATAGTGGATATTATTCTTCACCAAAATGAAAATTACGATGGTACAGGTCTTCCTGACCACCTAGCAGGTGATGAAATACCTATCGGTTCTAAAATTCTGCGAGTGGCAAAAAACTATGAGTTTTTTATCTCCAAAAACGATAATCGCTTCGGCATGACTCCTGATAGTGCGAGGAGCTTCATCAAAGATCACACTGGTAAACTCTATGACCCGAATATAGTTAAAGCTTTTCGCTATATAGTAGAAAATGAAGCAACAGAGCTTAAAGCTGACGCTTGCATAGGTCTTGATAGATTAAAAGAAGGCGATGTGTTAAAGCAGGATCTATATTTGCCAAATGGGAAAATCATGGTGACCGCAGGGCAAGAAATAAGCAGACAGATGCTAGAGAAATTAAGACAAATCGAGAAAGACAATGACCAACCAATGATAGTATTTATTTAA